From the Candidatus Manganitrophaceae bacterium genome, the window GTTCTGACAGATGAAGACGATCGGAAGACGGAAGACGCCGGCGAAGTTCAGCCCTTCGTGAAAGTCCCCTTTCGAGGTCGCCCCATCGCCGAAGAAGGTGACGACCGCAACCGGATCGTTCTTAAATTGGGCCGCCCAGGCGGCGCCGACCGCCTGCGGGATGTGCGTCCCAACCGGGATGGCGATCGGAAAGTCATGCTGTTCTTCAGGGATGGCGCTTCCCCGCTCGTCGCCCGACCAGTATTGATAGATCATTCGCATCGGAAGGCCGCGGAGGAGCGAGACGCCCGGCTCGCGAAATGCGGGAAAGACCCAATCGGAGGGACGGAGGGCCGCCACGGCGCCGACCTGGGTCGCCTCCTGTCCCTGAACCGAAGCATAGGTGCCGAGCCGTCCCTCGCGCTGAAGGTTCAGCGCCTTCTCATCGAAGGTCCGGATGAGCAACATCGCCTCATAAAAACCTTTTACCTCTTTCTCATCCTTTTTATCCACACCGGACCAGAGGTCTCGATCGACCCGGCCCGCTTCGTCTAAAATTTGAAGAAATTCAACCTTGAATTGATGAAGCACTTTCTTCGGCATTCACCCTCCTTCACGCTGAATTAATTATAACACAACCTCTCTTTCATTTGCCTTCACCCGCCTGATCAGAAGCGATCA encodes:
- the pdhA gene encoding pyruvate dehydrogenase (acetyl-transferring) E1 component subunit alpha, translating into MPKKVLHQFKVEFLQILDEAGRVDRDLWSGVDKKDEKEVKGFYEAMLLIRTFDEKALNLQREGRLGTYASVQGQEATQVGAVAALRPSDWVFPAFREPGVSLLRGLPMRMIYQYWSGDERGSAIPEEQHDFPIAIPVGTHIPQAVGAAWAAQFKNDPVAVVTFFGDGATSKGDFHEGLNFAGVFRLPIVFICQNNHWAISVPLSRQTASATLAQKAIAYGFEGIQVDGNDVFAVHTAVKQALDKARSGGGPTFIECFTYRLSDHTTADDASRYRSPQEVTAWRKKDPLIRLRAFIAQEYGWSESDEQAARRQAQERVAAAVHEFESVSPLNPEGMFDFLFAHPTPDLLRQKERLLKKLKKEKE